The following are from one region of the Methanophagales archaeon genome:
- a CDS encoding exodeoxyribonuclease VII large subunit produces MVKPKITLLDFLHLKKEDDTAAAVIEEDVPGEGEVGEGEEKEKEKTHTRIYSVWEITRYIRQKLDSDELLRDIYIKGELSNVSQPTSGHVYFTLKDEYSELRCVMFRNRNALLKFRLEDGMSVIVRGHISVYEKRGRYQLYVEELQESGIGALYRAFEQLKKKLKDEGMFDATHKKPIPVIPHTIGIITSPTGAAIRDMINITRRRFPHVHILLAPVAVQGEEAAPQIVNAIKLMNRVNRELEKVDVLVVGRGGGSIEELWAFNEESVARAIFASEIPVISAVGHETDFTISDFVADRRAATPSEAAELVVPDKRQIEKNMSTLELQLRQNIYKLIEQQRRRLESIEKNVLFRKPTERINQYRQMVDEVKRTLIAEVMHRVQLHRKGLQALNGKLDALSPRAILERGYSICLKEQKVVRSVMDISTGDMLRILFRDGEAISEVKEKKHEEA; encoded by the coding sequence ATGGTAAAGCCAAAGATAACACTACTGGACTTCCTGCATCTGAAGAAAGAAGATGATACTGCTGCTGCGGTGATAGAGGAAGATGTACCGGGCGAAGGAGAAGTAGGAGAAGGAGAAGAAAAGGAAAAAGAAAAAACTCATACTCGTATATACTCTGTATGGGAAATAACGCGCTACATCAGGCAGAAATTGGATAGTGATGAGTTATTAAGGGATATTTATATAAAGGGTGAGCTCTCCAATGTGAGTCAACCCACTTCCGGGCATGTCTATTTCACACTCAAGGATGAATATTCAGAGTTGCGGTGTGTGATGTTTCGTAATAGGAATGCATTACTGAAATTTAGGCTTGAAGATGGTATGAGTGTGATAGTCCGGGGGCATATAAGCGTGTATGAGAAACGGGGCAGGTATCAGTTGTATGTAGAAGAGCTGCAGGAATCGGGTATAGGTGCGCTATATCGAGCTTTTGAGCAATTGAAGAAGAAGCTTAAGGACGAAGGCATGTTCGATGCCACACATAAGAAGCCGATACCGGTTATTCCCCATACCATAGGCATTATCACCTCCCCTACCGGTGCAGCCATCCGTGATATGATAAACATCACGAGGCGGCGATTCCCTCATGTGCATATCCTGCTGGCACCGGTAGCAGTACAGGGCGAAGAAGCTGCTCCTCAGATTGTTAATGCCATCAAGCTGATGAATCGTGTGAATAGGGAACTTGAGAAGGTGGATGTGCTCGTGGTGGGACGAGGTGGTGGTTCAATAGAAGAGCTGTGGGCATTTAACGAGGAGAGTGTAGCAAGAGCGATATTTGCATCTGAAATTCCTGTAATATCGGCAGTGGGGCATGAAACCGACTTCACCATCTCGGATTTCGTTGCAGACCGGCGAGCGGCAACACCATCAGAAGCTGCTGAGCTGGTCGTGCCTGATAAGCGGCAGATAGAGAAGAATATGAGCACGCTTGAGCTGCAGTTGCGGCAGAACATCTACAAACTGATAGAGCAGCAAAGGCGGAGACTTGAGAGTATAGAAAAGAACGTCCTGTTCAGAAAGCCCACTGAGAGGATAAACCAATATCGGCAGATGGTGGACGAAGTGAAGAGAACCCTGATTGCTGAGGTTATGCATCGTGTGCAGCTACACAGGAAGGGTTTACAGGCTCTTAATGGTAAACTTGATGCTTTAAGTCCGCGAGCAATCCTCGAAAGGGGTTATAGTATCTGCTTGAAGGAACAAAAGGTGGTGAGGAGTGTGATGGATATCTCGACCGGGGACATGCTAAGAATCCTATTCCGGGATGGGGAAGCGATTTCAGAGGTGAAGGAGAAGAAGCATGAAGAGGCATGA